From the Entomomonas sp. E2T0 genome, one window contains:
- the mnmE gene encoding tRNA uridine-5-carboxymethylaminomethyl(34) synthesis GTPase MnmE, producing the protein MIYTKDTIVAIATAQGRGSVGIVRVSGSLAKTIALKLSKQTDLKARHAYYGPWFDNQDQIIDQGILLFFAAPNSFTGEDILELQGHGGPVVLDLLLETCLSFGARQARPGEFSERAFLNDKLDLAQAEAIADLIDASSKQAARNALRSLQGEFSNKVHALTESLIALRIYVEAAIDFPEEEIDFLSEGNVLTQVQQLLEQLEKVAREASQGALLRDGMNVVIAGLPNAGKSSLLNALAGREAAIVTDIEGTTRDILKEHIQIDGMPLHIIDTAGLRDTNDPVEKIGVERALLAITEADRILLVVDSTKPEVANPLSVWPSFLNPKPAMEKVTVICNKADLSYKQIELIVNKDGHTTIYLSAKGNQGIDLLREHLKACMGYEHTSESSFSARRRHLQALQEAHEAIQHGYKQLVEQRAGELLAEDLRQAQQALGTITGTFTSDDLLGRIFSSFCIGK; encoded by the coding sequence ATGATTTATACTAAAGATACTATTGTTGCCATTGCGACTGCACAGGGTAGGGGAAGTGTAGGTATTGTTAGGGTATCTGGTTCTTTAGCTAAAACTATCGCTTTAAAACTATCTAAACAAACAGATTTAAAAGCTAGACATGCTTATTATGGCCCTTGGTTTGATAATCAAGATCAAATAATAGACCAAGGTATTTTATTATTTTTTGCTGCACCAAACTCATTTACTGGTGAAGACATATTAGAATTACAAGGCCATGGTGGGCCTGTAGTATTAGATTTATTATTAGAAACTTGTTTAAGCTTTGGAGCAAGGCAAGCTAGACCAGGGGAGTTTAGTGAACGAGCTTTTTTGAATGATAAATTAGATTTAGCACAAGCAGAAGCTATTGCAGATTTAATTGATGCCAGTTCTAAGCAAGCTGCTCGTAATGCCTTGCGTTCTCTACAAGGTGAATTTTCGAATAAAGTACATGCACTTACTGAAAGTTTAATAGCTTTAAGAATTTATGTAGAAGCTGCTATTGATTTTCCTGAAGAAGAAATTGATTTTTTATCTGAGGGTAATGTATTAACTCAAGTACAACAATTATTAGAACAGTTAGAAAAAGTAGCAAGAGAAGCTTCACAAGGTGCTTTATTACGTGATGGTATGAATGTAGTAATAGCAGGTCTACCTAATGCAGGTAAATCTAGTCTATTAAATGCTTTAGCAGGTCGTGAAGCAGCAATTGTTACTGATATAGAAGGTACCACTAGAGATATTCTTAAAGAACATATTCAAATAGATGGAATGCCTTTACATATTATTGATACTGCAGGTTTAAGAGATACTAATGATCCTGTGGAAAAGATAGGGGTAGAACGTGCTTTATTAGCTATTACTGAAGCAGATAGAATATTATTAGTAGTAGATTCTACAAAACCAGAAGTAGCAAATCCATTGAGTGTTTGGCCAAGTTTTTTAAATCCAAAGCCTGCTATGGAAAAAGTAACTGTTATCTGTAATAAAGCAGATCTAAGCTATAAACAAATAGAATTAATTGTTAATAAAGATGGGCATACTACGATCTATTTAAGTGCTAAAGGGAATCAAGGAATAGATTTACTAAGAGAACATTTAAAAGCATGTATGGGTTATGAACATACATCAGAAAGTAGCTTTAGTGCACGTCGTCGTCATTTACAAGCATTGCAAGAAGCACATGAAGCCATACAACATGGTTATAAGCAATTAGTAGAGCAGAGAGCAGGGGAACTGTTAGCTGAAGATTTAAGACAAGCTCAGCAAGCATTAGGCACTATTACAGGCACATTTACCTCAGATGATTTATTGGGTAGGATATTTTCAAGCTTTTGTATAGGAAAATAA
- a CDS encoding MFS transporter: MEKTISKNKLLTIAGLGWLFDAMDVGLLSFVLAALAKDWQLTAKTIAWIGSVNSIGMAVGAFLFGLMADRFGRRFIFIFTLLLFSIASGLTAFTTGLTLFLILRFFIGMGLGGELPVASTLVAESVELHERGRIVVLLESFWAFGWIVAALIGYFVITDYGWRVAMLLSALPAFYAVYLRLNLPDSPRYTAQTVKPSIIRNIKMIWSVEYKKATLMLWILWFCVVFSYYGMFLWLPSVVILKGFDLVKSFEYVLIMTLAQLPGYFTAAWLIEKVGRKFVLVTYLVGTAIAAYFFGIANTAMQLVIAGMFLSFFNLGAWGALYAYTPEQYPTLARATGAGMAAGIGRIGGILGPLMVGYMVSYHFSPSIIFNIFCLVIAIGVIAVLVLGKETKQTELT, from the coding sequence ATGGAAAAAACAATTTCAAAAAATAAACTCCTAACAATAGCAGGACTTGGATGGTTATTTGATGCAATGGATGTTGGCCTATTATCTTTTGTGTTAGCAGCTTTAGCAAAAGATTGGCAACTGACAGCAAAAACAATAGCGTGGATTGGTAGTGTTAACTCTATTGGGATGGCGGTTGGCGCATTTCTATTTGGTTTAATGGCTGACCGTTTTGGTCGACGTTTTATTTTTATTTTTACCTTATTATTATTCAGTATAGCCAGTGGTTTAACCGCATTTACTACAGGTCTAACATTATTTCTAATCCTACGATTTTTTATTGGTATGGGATTGGGGGGAGAGTTACCTGTTGCTTCAACATTGGTTGCTGAAAGTGTTGAACTTCATGAAAGAGGAAGAATTGTTGTTCTACTGGAAAGTTTTTGGGCGTTTGGTTGGATTGTAGCAGCGCTTATTGGTTATTTTGTTATTACTGATTATGGTTGGCGAGTGGCTATGTTATTAAGTGCATTGCCTGCGTTCTATGCAGTGTATTTACGATTAAATTTACCAGACTCACCTCGCTATACGGCACAAACCGTTAAACCTTCTATTATTCGCAATATTAAAATGATTTGGTCAGTAGAGTATAAAAAAGCCACTTTGATGCTGTGGATATTATGGTTTTGTGTGGTTTTTTCATACTATGGTATGTTTTTATGGTTACCTTCGGTGGTTATTTTAAAAGGTTTTGATTTAGTAAAAAGTTTTGAATATGTGTTAATTATGACATTAGCGCAGTTACCAGGTTATTTTACGGCTGCATGGCTTATTGAGAAAGTTGGTCGAAAATTTGTGTTGGTAACTTATCTAGTAGGTACTGCTATTGCCGCTTATTTTTTTGGAATAGCAAATACAGCGATGCAATTAGTGATAGCAGGAATGTTTTTATCATTTTTTAATTTAGGGGCATGGGGTGCTTTGTATGCCTATACCCCTGAGCAATATCCAACATTAGCTAGAGCGACTGGTGCAGGAATGGCAGCAGGTATTGGTAGAATAGGGGGAATACTAGGCCCCTTAATGGTGGGCTATATGGTAAGTTACCACTTTAGCCCAAGTATTATTTTTAATATATTCTGTTTGGTTATTGCCATAGGTGTTATTGCTGTACTTGTATTAGGTAAAGAAACTAAGCAAACAGAATTAACTTAA
- the blc gene encoding outer membrane lipoprotein Blc yields the protein MKLFSLFLTAIFSLILTACSTKPPSNVTVVQNFDANRYLGTWYEIARLNHSFEKDLEQVTANYKLRSDGGLDVINRGYNPNKKAWKESDGRAYFVDSPNIASLKVTFFWPIYGGYNVIVLDDNYQYALVCGPNKNYLWILSRTPTLDQNIKDSLVAKAKELGFATEDLIWIKQGDI from the coding sequence ATGAAACTATTCTCATTATTTTTAACTGCAATTTTTTCATTAATATTGACAGCTTGTTCTACTAAACCACCTTCAAATGTAACCGTAGTCCAAAATTTTGATGCTAATCGTTATTTAGGTACTTGGTATGAAATAGCCCGACTTAATCATAGTTTTGAAAAAGATTTAGAACAAGTTACGGCTAATTACAAATTACGTAGTGATGGTGGTCTTGATGTAATTAACCGTGGTTATAATCCAAATAAAAAAGCATGGAAAGAGAGTGATGGTCGAGCTTATTTTGTAGATTCACCTAATATAGCTTCACTTAAAGTTACTTTCTTTTGGCCAATTTATGGTGGTTATAACGTTATAGTTTTAGATGATAATTATCAATACGCTCTGGTTTGTGGCCCTAATAAAAACTATTTATGGATTTTATCGCGTACGCCAACTTTAGATCAGAATATTAAAGATAGCTTAGTTGCTAAAGCAAAAGAACTTGGTTTTGCAACAGAAGATTTAATATGGATTAAGCAAGGCGATATATAA
- a CDS encoding DUF3142 domain-containing protein: MGKTATYLLVKLVIAWLLLVSFPCFAKVKAEDYDAFWLWSGIRSQSVLNNASTIYLLRGQIVSNYNNKTHFISQGNSIHSLDNQQLWLVYRAHTLNWSEDTLTILSKQLKQWQSNDIKVIGIQIDFDVATNQLAEYIDFLIKVRQWLPENYKLSITGLLDWGSNGDPVLINQLTNIVDEVVFQTYQGKHTISNYQQYLKNLQAITIPFKIGIIQNGEWQAPKYLEKNPNFKGYVVFLQNP, from the coding sequence ATGGGCAAAACAGCAACCTATTTACTGGTAAAACTAGTAATAGCTTGGTTATTACTAGTTAGTTTTCCTTGCTTTGCTAAGGTAAAAGCAGAAGATTATGATGCTTTTTGGTTATGGAGCGGTATTCGTTCGCAATCTGTTTTAAATAATGCTTCTACTATCTACCTTTTAAGAGGACAAATAGTTTCTAATTACAATAATAAAACTCATTTTATTAGCCAAGGTAACTCTATTCATTCCCTTGATAATCAACAACTATGGCTAGTTTATCGTGCTCACACATTGAACTGGTCAGAAGATACTCTTACTATTCTTAGTAAACAATTAAAACAATGGCAATCAAATGATATTAAAGTAATCGGTATCCAAATCGATTTTGATGTAGCTACCAATCAATTGGCAGAATATATAGATTTTCTAATTAAAGTTAGACAATGGTTGCCCGAAAACTATAAGTTAAGTATTACAGGTTTATTAGATTGGGGCAGTAATGGTGATCCTGTTTTGATCAATCAATTAACCAATATTGTAGATGAAGTTGTATTCCAAACCTACCAAGGTAAACACACCATTAGTAACTATCAACAATATTTGAAAAATCTACAAGCTATAACCATTCCTTTTAAAATTGGTATTATTCAAAATGGTGAATGGCAAGCACCCAAATACTTAGAAAAGAATCCAAATTTTAAGGGTTATGTAGTTTTTCTACAAAACCCTTAA
- a CDS encoding DUF4377 domain-containing protein gives MTTKHIEVAPYLVDCTGVAPMKCMKIKEQGQTEWEFFYGSIDGFTFEPGYNYQLEVNVTKKPEPIPADASSLQWTLVKIINKQKIVNN, from the coding sequence ATGACTACTAAACATATTGAAGTAGCTCCTTACTTAGTTGATTGTACAGGTGTTGCTCCTATGAAATGTATGAAAATTAAGGAACAAGGCCAAACAGAATGGGAATTCTTTTATGGCTCTATTGATGGTTTTACTTTTGAGCCTGGTTATAATTACCAACTTGAAGTAAATGTTACTAAAAAACCTGAACCTATTCCTGCTGATGCCTCATCATTACAGTGGACTTTAGTAAAAATCATTAATAAACAAAAAATAGTTAATAATTAA
- a CDS encoding ABC transporter substrate-binding protein translates to MIKKILAVTLLTSIFMQTQAEPLTVISYGGLHLKAQGEAFYKPYEKKYNTKIITGEYNGEMAKVRSMVDTGRTSWDVLQVETGDLYRGCSEGLFEQLDWSNLKVDGESDYVDGSLSECGAGFFIWSVVLAYDSSKLTTPPKDWKDFWDVKKFPGKRALRKSPILALEVALLADGVKTEDIYTVLATPEGVDRAFKKLDEIKPYVQWWESGSQPMQWLISGNVVMTSAYNGRVYDAQQEGKPVQIVWNDSFYDMDSFAIIKGTKNKQAAERFIELTMQPENQKVYSEVAGYGFSNKKTAELLDAKTLDHLSTAPEHMKNAHKLDPDFWIDYGETLQQRFNVWASE, encoded by the coding sequence GTGATAAAGAAAATTTTAGCAGTTACATTGTTAACAAGCATTTTTATGCAAACCCAAGCAGAACCATTAACAGTTATTTCCTATGGTGGTTTGCATTTAAAAGCACAGGGTGAGGCTTTTTATAAACCCTATGAGAAAAAATACAATACTAAAATAATTACAGGCGAATACAACGGTGAAATGGCTAAAGTACGATCAATGGTCGATACTGGTCGCACCTCGTGGGATGTATTACAAGTTGAAACAGGTGATCTTTATCGAGGTTGTAGTGAGGGTTTATTTGAGCAACTTGATTGGTCAAATCTAAAGGTTGATGGTGAAAGTGATTATGTTGATGGATCGCTTTCCGAATGTGGCGCTGGCTTTTTTATCTGGTCTGTTGTGCTTGCTTATGATTCTTCTAAGCTCACTACGCCTCCTAAAGATTGGAAGGATTTTTGGGATGTTAAAAAATTCCCTGGTAAAAGAGCATTAAGAAAAAGTCCTATCCTTGCTTTAGAAGTAGCTTTGTTAGCGGATGGAGTAAAAACAGAAGATATTTATACAGTTTTAGCAACGCCTGAAGGCGTTGATAGAGCCTTTAAAAAATTAGATGAAATTAAACCTTATGTGCAATGGTGGGAGTCAGGTTCACAGCCGATGCAATGGCTAATTTCTGGTAATGTGGTGATGACCTCAGCCTACAATGGACGAGTTTATGATGCACAACAAGAGGGTAAACCAGTACAAATCGTATGGAATGATAGTTTCTATGATATGGATAGTTTTGCCATTATTAAAGGAACAAAAAATAAACAAGCGGCTGAACGTTTTATTGAATTAACTATGCAACCAGAAAATCAAAAAGTTTATTCAGAAGTAGCAGGTTATGGTTTTTCTAATAAGAAAACAGCAGAATTATTAGACGCCAAAACACTTGATCATCTATCTACTGCGCCTGAGCATATGAAAAATGCCCATAAATTAGATCCAGATTTTTGGATAGATTATGGTGAAACACTACAACAGCGCTTTAATGTGTGGGCTTCTGAGTAA
- a CDS encoding ABC transporter ATP-binding protein, with amino-acid sequence MVAVSHPYVHFHNVQKTYDGEQLVVKNLNLEIEKGEFLTLLGPSGSGKTTCLMLLAGFEMPTKGEIFLENKPLHTLPPHKRDIGMVFQNYALFPHMTVAENLAYPLKVRKVAKAVIAEKVKQALAMVKLQNLAARYPAQLSGGQQQRIALARALVFQPQLVLMDEPLGALDKQLREQMQLEIRHLHRELGVTIVFVTHDQSEALTMSDRVAVFNDGIIQQVDTPQKLYEQPCNSFVAHFIGENNELPGIVLAIENNTCRIRLANNAEVIARMGIPLSVGDATSLSIRPERVILAQAESNCLTGIIEELIYLGDHVRVRLKVADNTEFTAKIPISAMQSHWTAGVTVPVSWYGEDACALNPL; translated from the coding sequence ATGGTAGCAGTCTCTCACCCTTATGTGCATTTTCATAATGTCCAAAAGACTTATGATGGTGAACAACTGGTAGTAAAAAATCTTAATTTAGAGATAGAAAAGGGAGAGTTTCTGACTTTACTTGGGCCTTCGGGTTCAGGTAAAACAACGTGTTTAATGTTGTTGGCAGGGTTTGAGATGCCAACCAAAGGTGAAATTTTTTTAGAAAATAAGCCATTGCACACATTACCACCCCATAAACGTGATATAGGTATGGTATTCCAAAACTATGCTTTATTTCCTCATATGACGGTGGCAGAAAATTTAGCTTATCCTTTAAAAGTTAGGAAAGTAGCTAAAGCTGTAATAGCTGAAAAAGTAAAACAAGCCTTAGCAATGGTTAAGCTACAAAACTTGGCTGCTCGTTATCCAGCACAATTATCAGGTGGACAACAACAACGTATAGCGTTAGCTAGGGCATTAGTTTTTCAACCACAATTGGTATTAATGGATGAACCATTGGGGGCATTAGATAAACAGCTGCGAGAACAAATGCAGTTAGAAATAAGACATCTTCATAGAGAGCTAGGCGTTACTATTGTGTTTGTTACTCATGATCAATCTGAAGCATTAACCATGTCAGATCGGGTAGCAGTATTTAATGATGGCATTATTCAACAAGTAGATACACCACAAAAACTCTATGAACAGCCGTGTAATTCTTTTGTTGCTCATTTTATTGGTGAAAATAATGAATTACCTGGGATAGTGCTAGCGATTGAAAATAATACATGTCGAATACGTTTAGCTAATAATGCTGAGGTTATCGCTCGAATGGGAATACCATTAAGTGTTGGTGATGCTACTTCGCTATCAATTAGACCGGAGCGAGTGATCTTAGCGCAAGCAGAAAGTAATTGTTTAACGGGCATAATAGAAGAACTTATCTATCTAGGTGATCATGTTCGTGTTCGGTTAAAAGTGGCAGATAACACTGAGTTTACCGCAAAAATCCCTATTTCAGCTATGCAAAGTCATTGGACAGCAGGTGTTACAGTTCCTGTTAGTTGGTATGGTGAAGATGCTTGTGCACTTAATCCATTGTAA
- a CDS encoding SDR family NAD(P)-dependent oxidoreductase codes for MADTTTKKTLLLTGASRGIGHATVKHFNAAGWNVITAARNNWNNDCPWSQGLENHINLDLENIENLDETIELIKEKLPDGKLHALVNNAGISPKGINGERLGVLETDYCTWLNVFNVNLFSTALLAKGLFNELKAAKGNIINVTSIAGSRVHPFAGVAYATSKAALAALTREMAHDFGPHGVRVNAIAPGEIDTSILSPGTQEIVDHDIPLHRLGKPEEVATLIYFLCTTGASYINGAEIHVNGGQHV; via the coding sequence ATGGCTGACACAACTACTAAAAAAACACTGCTATTAACGGGTGCAAGCCGTGGTATTGGTCATGCTACGGTAAAACATTTTAATGCTGCGGGCTGGAATGTCATTACTGCTGCAAGAAATAATTGGAATAACGATTGTCCTTGGTCGCAAGGCTTAGAGAATCATATTAATTTAGATTTAGAAAATATTGAAAACCTTGACGAAACAATAGAGTTAATCAAAGAAAAACTACCCGATGGTAAATTACATGCACTTGTTAATAATGCTGGAATTTCTCCAAAAGGGATTAATGGTGAACGTTTAGGTGTGCTAGAAACAGATTACTGTACTTGGCTTAATGTATTTAATGTTAATTTGTTCTCTACGGCATTATTAGCAAAAGGATTATTTAATGAATTAAAAGCGGCAAAGGGTAATATCATTAATGTTACTTCTATTGCTGGCTCTCGTGTGCATCCTTTTGCTGGGGTTGCTTATGCAACTTCTAAAGCTGCTTTAGCCGCATTAACCCGAGAAATGGCTCATGATTTTGGCCCTCATGGTGTGAGAGTTAATGCCATTGCTCCAGGAGAAATTGATACTTCTATTCTTTCACCAGGCACTCAAGAAATTGTAGATCATGATATTCCTCTACATCGCCTAGGCAAACCTGAAGAAGTCGCTACCCTTATTTATTTCCTTTGTACAACGGGTGCTTCCTATATTAATGGCGCAGAAATTCATGTTAACGGTGGACAGCACGTTTAA
- the mscL gene encoding large-conductance mechanosensitive channel protein MscL, which translates to MSLLQEFKKFAMRGNVIDMAVGIIIGAAFGKIVSSFVGDIIMPPLGILIGGVDFSDLAITLKEAADGAPAVVLAYGKFIQTIVDFTIIAFAIFMGIKAMNKLTHHEEEKPEEPAKPTQEELLAEIRDLLKEQKDKV; encoded by the coding sequence ATGAGTTTACTGCAAGAATTTAAAAAATTTGCAATGCGCGGCAATGTTATTGATATGGCGGTTGGTATCATTATCGGTGCTGCGTTTGGCAAAATTGTTTCTTCATTTGTTGGCGATATAATTATGCCACCTCTTGGTATCTTAATTGGAGGGGTTGATTTCTCCGATTTGGCCATTACCTTGAAAGAAGCAGCTGATGGTGCGCCAGCAGTAGTATTAGCCTATGGTAAATTTATTCAAACGATAGTGGATTTTACAATTATTGCCTTTGCTATCTTTATGGGTATTAAAGCAATGAATAAATTAACCCATCATGAAGAAGAAAAACCAGAAGAGCCTGCTAAACCTACACAAGAAGAATTACTAGCAGAAATAAGAGATTTATTAAAAGAGCAAAAAGATAAAGTTTAG
- the radA gene encoding DNA repair protein RadA, whose protein sequence is MAKAKRLYGCTECGATFPKWSGQCAECGAWNTLIETVVDNSPMASTIRSWTGQAAQVKTLAEVSTEETPRFTTHSSELDRVLGGGLVDGSVVLIGGDPGIGKSTILLQTLCNIANYHPALYVTGEESQQQVAMRARRLGLPEDKLRVMTETSIEAIISTAKQEHPKVMVIDSIQTIFTEQLQSAPGGVAQVRESAALLTRYAKQNNTAIFLVGHVTKEGALAGPRVLEHMVDTVLYFEGESDGRLRLLRAVKNRFGAVNELGVFAMTDKGLREISNPSAIFLSRTQEEVPGSVVMATWEGSRPMLVEVQALVDTSHLGNPRRVTLGLDQNRLAMLLAVLHRHGGVPTYDQDVFINVVGGVKVLETAADLALLATVISSLRNRPLAHDLLVFGEVGLSGEIRPVPSGQERLKEAAKHGFKRAIVPKANAPKTAPEGLTIIAVTRLEQALEALFE, encoded by the coding sequence ATGGCTAAAGCTAAACGTTTATACGGCTGTACTGAGTGCGGTGCAACTTTTCCTAAATGGTCTGGACAATGCGCTGAATGTGGAGCATGGAATACCCTTATAGAAACCGTTGTTGATAATTCACCGATGGCTAGTACTATCCGTAGCTGGACAGGACAAGCCGCACAGGTAAAAACCTTAGCTGAAGTCAGCACCGAGGAAACGCCTCGTTTTACTACCCATTCTTCTGAGCTTGATCGTGTACTAGGTGGTGGTTTAGTAGATGGTTCGGTTGTATTAATTGGTGGTGACCCTGGTATTGGAAAATCAACTATTTTGTTACAAACCCTTTGTAACATAGCCAACTACCACCCTGCCCTCTATGTAACAGGTGAAGAGTCACAACAACAAGTGGCCATGCGTGCTCGTCGTTTAGGATTACCTGAAGATAAACTACGCGTGATGACTGAGACTTCTATTGAAGCCATTATTAGTACTGCTAAACAAGAACATCCTAAAGTAATGGTGATCGACTCCATTCAAACTATTTTTACTGAACAACTACAATCTGCTCCTGGTGGTGTAGCTCAAGTAAGAGAAAGCGCCGCACTATTAACCCGTTATGCTAAACAAAATAATACCGCTATTTTCTTAGTCGGCCATGTGACTAAGGAAGGGGCGCTAGCAGGCCCTCGCGTACTAGAGCATATGGTTGATACGGTACTTTACTTTGAAGGCGAATCTGATGGTCGCTTACGCTTATTACGTGCTGTAAAAAATCGTTTTGGTGCGGTTAATGAGCTAGGTGTATTTGCGATGACAGATAAAGGGTTAAGAGAAATTTCTAATCCTTCTGCTATTTTCTTAAGTCGAACCCAAGAAGAAGTACCTGGTAGTGTAGTAATGGCTACATGGGAAGGTTCACGCCCTATGCTAGTAGAAGTACAAGCCTTAGTGGATACTAGTCATTTAGGCAACCCTCGCCGTGTTACACTGGGCTTAGATCAAAACCGCTTAGCGATGTTATTAGCTGTATTACACCGTCATGGTGGCGTACCTACTTACGACCAAGATGTATTTATTAATGTGGTTGGTGGAGTAAAAGTACTTGAAACAGCTGCTGACTTAGCATTACTTGCTACCGTTATTTCCAGTCTACGTAACAGACCTTTAGCTCATGACTTATTAGTGTTTGGTGAGGTAGGTTTATCAGGCGAGATTCGCCCTGTTCCTAGTGGTCAAGAACGTTTAAAAGAAGCTGCTAAACACGGTTTTAAACGTGCCATCGTACCGAAGGCTAATGCACCTAAAACAGCACCTGAGGGTTTAACTATAATTGCCGTTACCCGTTTAGAACAGGCATTAGAAGCCTTATTTGAATGA
- a CDS encoding aspartate aminotransferase family protein, which produces MTNLSKIVEKDIKNQLHPYTNARLQEQKGSLMIERGEGVFVFDENNNKYIEALSGLWSVAVGFNNKRLAVAATKQFEKLPFYHLFGQKSHPASAELAEKLIELAPVPMSKVFFTNSGSEANDTVIKLVWYYNNAKGRPNKKKFISRKFAYHGITLAAGSLTGIPANLNGFDLPLSDRFLHTLCPYYYRDAKQGETEEQFVDRLVAELEAMIQKEGPENIAAFIGEPIMGAGGVIVPPQGYWEKVQKVCRKYDILIVADEVICGFGRTGNMFGSQTFNIEPDIITISKQLSSSYQPISAILINDTVYQGIADESNALGGLGHGYTAGGHPVATAVALENLKIIEEENLVANAIAMGEVLRKGLQQFADHPLVGDIRGKGLIAAVELVADKQTKAPFEKEGNLGKYLSDRAIQHGMITRSMRDIVAFCPPLIIKENEIKMILNSFEKALEDTTIWAVTKK; this is translated from the coding sequence ATGACCAATCTCTCTAAAATTGTTGAAAAAGATATAAAAAATCAATTACATCCTTATACAAATGCTCGTCTACAAGAACAAAAAGGTTCATTAATGATTGAACGTGGCGAAGGTGTATTTGTATTTGATGAAAATAATAATAAATATATAGAAGCTTTATCAGGACTATGGAGTGTTGCGGTAGGTTTCAACAATAAGAGATTGGCAGTAGCAGCAACCAAACAATTTGAGAAATTACCCTTTTATCATTTATTTGGTCAAAAATCACATCCTGCCAGTGCCGAATTAGCAGAGAAGTTAATAGAATTAGCCCCAGTACCTATGAGTAAAGTATTTTTTACTAATTCAGGATCCGAGGCTAATGACACAGTCATTAAACTAGTTTGGTACTATAACAATGCTAAAGGTCGTCCTAATAAAAAGAAATTTATAAGTAGAAAATTTGCTTACCATGGCATTACTTTGGCGGCTGGTAGTTTGACAGGCATTCCTGCAAACTTAAATGGTTTTGACCTACCTTTATCTGATCGTTTTTTACATACCCTTTGTCCTTATTATTATCGTGATGCTAAACAAGGCGAAACAGAAGAGCAGTTTGTTGATCGTTTAGTGGCTGAACTAGAAGCAATGATTCAAAAAGAAGGTCCTGAAAATATAGCCGCTTTTATTGGTGAACCTATTATGGGAGCAGGTGGGGTAATTGTGCCACCACAAGGTTATTGGGAAAAAGTACAAAAGGTTTGTCGTAAATACGATATTTTAATAGTAGCTGATGAAGTTATTTGTGGTTTTGGTAGAACAGGTAATATGTTTGGTAGCCAAACCTTTAATATTGAGCCTGATATTATCACTATATCAAAACAGCTTTCTTCTTCTTATCAGCCTATTTCTGCAATTTTAATTAATGATACGGTTTATCAAGGCATTGCTGATGAATCCAATGCTTTAGGTGGTTTAGGTCATGGTTATACAGCTGGTGGTCATCCTGTAGCAACAGCAGTTGCCCTAGAAAACTTAAAAATAATTGAAGAAGAAAACTTAGTAGCTAATGCAATAGCTATGGGCGAAGTTTTAAGAAAGGGATTACAGCAATTTGCAGATCATCCACTAGTAGGTGATATTCGAGGTAAAGGACTGATTGCAGCAGTTGAACTAGTAGCAGATAAACAAACCAAAGCACCTTTTGAAAAAGAAGGTAACTTAGGGAAGTACTTAAGTGATAGAGCTATACAGCATGGTATGATTACACGTTCTATGCGAGACATTGTCGCTTTTTGCCCACCATTAATTATTAAAGAAAATGAAATTAAAATGATTCTAAATAGTTTTGAAAAAGCATTAGAAGACACAACAATTTGGGCAGTAACTAAGAAGTAA